From the genome of Venenivibrio stagnispumantis:
TCATTTATAGAGTATGGGTAAAAATCTTTAATTGAGTTATCATATAAATCTTCCATAATCATTCCGGATTGTCCTTCATAAGATAATATCTGCTTTATATCCAGTAGAGATGAAACTGCATCAAATAATCTTCCTACTGAAGAAGTTAAATAACAATTTATATTTTTTTGCCAAATAAGATATAGATTTTCAATCTCTTTTTCTGAGAAAGCTTTAAAAAATGGGATATCTTTGCCAAATATTTCAAATAAAATAGAAATAGCAACTCTTCTTGGTTCTTTTACTGCTTTTTCTCCACCTATTAGTTTAAAATAATCAAAATACAATATTCTATTAAAAGATTGATAACTGGAAATTAAAAATTCTCCACCCCATAAATTACCATCTAACCCGTATCCTGTTCCATCCCAGCAAACAGCCAAAATCTTTTCTTCTTCTTTTATTTCATTATCTACCATTACTGATAATGCATGAGCAAAATGATGTTGAACTTTTACATGTTTTATAGAATAATTTTTAGAGAAATCTTCAGCAAATTTTGTAGAATAATATCTTGGATGTAAATCAGATAAAATAACTTCCGGTTTAAAATCATATAAATCTAAAAATTTATAAATAGTATCTTCAAAGGATTTACAGGCATCTAAGGTTTCTAAATCTCCTATATGCTGAGATAATATAGCTTTATTTTCAAAAGCAATTGCTATGGTATTTTTTTGATGTCCTCCAACAGCAAGCACTTTCTTATTTAAATTAAACGGCAATTTTATAGGTAGTGGGGCATATCCTCTTGATCTTCTAATAAAAGAGATATTGTTACTAATAACTCTCACTACACTATCATCTACTCTATTTTCTATATCCCTATTGTGAATTAATATATAATCTGTAAATACAGAAAGCTTGTTAAAAGCTTCTTCGTTATCTTTTACAATTGGTTCATCTGATAAATTTGCTGATGTCATTACTAATGGATTTTCATAATCATTTAGTAATAGATAATGAAGTGGAGAATAAGGAAGGAAAACACCTAATTTCCTCAAATTTGGAGCTACATATTGACTTATTTTTTTATTTTCTCTTATTTTTACGATAACAATCGGTCTTTCCGGAGATAAAATCACAGCTTTTTCAAAATCATTTATTATTGTATATTTTTCAATTTCATTTATATTTTTAAACATTACAGCAAAAGGCTTTTCTCCTCTATTTTTTCTTTTCCTTAACTCTTTTAGTGGATAATCATTTGTTGCATCAGCTACAAGATGAAAACCACCTATTCCTTTGATTGCTATAATTTTTCCTTTTTTTAATAAATTTATTACGACTCTTAAAGCTTCATCGCCTCTTGCTATAAATTCTTTTTTAGATGTATATAAAGAAATCTCTGGACCACATCCAGGACAAGCGTTAGGCTGGGCATGAAATCTTCTATCTAACGGATTATGATATTCTTCCTTACAAATTTCACACATTTTAAAATTTTTCATTGTTGTATTTTCTCTATCATAAGGAAGCTTTTGAATAATACTAAACCTTGGTCCGCAATTCGTACAATTTGTAAAGGGATATCTATATCTTCTATTATTTTTGTCATTTATTTCTTTTAAGCATTCATCACATATAGATATATCTGGAAGTATAAATACCTGCTTTTCTTTATTTGATTTTGAGCTTTTTATTTGAAAATTTTTGTATCCAAAAAAATCTAATTCTTCTATATAGGAAGAAAATATATGGGCAAGTGGTGGTTTTTCAGAAAATAAGGATACTAAAAATTTATCTATATTTTCTTTTTCCCCTTCTACTTCTATTAAAACCCCTTCTGTATCGTTTAAGACATAACCTTTTAGATTATATCTATTTGCTATATTAAAAACAAAAGGTCTAAAACCAACTCCTTGAACGGCTCCTGTTAATTGAATTTTCAGCCTTCTATACAAAAATTCCTCCAAAAGATATATTTATATTATCTATAGGCAATCTTTCATTCATAAAGACATTATAATGATGTAAATGTTTTAACATTTTTCCGGTAAATACAGGTAATCCAAAGAAATTCCCTGCTAATATTACATTCTCTATTTTTAAATCTCTTCTTATTAAATTTACTTTATCTTGTAAGAAATTTTCTAAACTTTCAAAAAATGAAAATGCTAATATTTCATTAGGTGTATCTGCTAATTTATAAGAGATTATGCTTCTTATCATTTTCCTCCAATCAAGTAAAAATTCATTATCCTTCTCTAATATTACAAAATCTATTATTAATCCTCTTTTTTCTATAAAATTTAATGCTTTAGATTCAAAATTTTTTATACTCATCTCTTTTGAAATATTTAAATCATTATTTATTCCGATAATAAAAGAAATCAAATCTAATACATCTGATATATTCTGGGATTCTTGATAATTAGTTTCTCCATCTTCAAATTTAAAAGGAAATTTTTTTATATAATTGGAAATTAATCTTTTTCCTTCTTCATCTAAATTTGCTATCTCTTCTAATACATATCTTAAACTATTTTTTCTATCTTTATAAATTTTTAAAGGTAATAGTTTGATTATAGGCTTTATCTTTTTTGATTTAGTTTTTGCTGCAAGAATAGAATTATTATCCATTGATAAATAAATTCCTATAAATGGTTCATCAATCATATTATGTTCTGCAAGAACTGAATAAAAAGCAGCTTCATAATCTTTAAATGATTTTTGATTTTTATAAGAAATAGGTATATATTCATATTCACTGTTTAATAGATTTACATTTTCCAAGTTTGGATTTAAATTTTCAAGATTTTCCAATATTCTACTTTTTTTATCTATCAGATATTCATTTTCTCCTATATAAATTGCAGCATAATCTTTAGCTATTGATAAGGTATTAAAATTTTTATTTGTTCTTAATATTACAGGTAATATAGATTTTTCACCATCTTTTATTAAAATTTTACCCTGGGCTACAAACATTTCTAAATCTCTTTGTTTATTAATAATCGGTAAATCAAAATCTATCCCCTTTTCTATTTTGTTAAATTCTTCTTCATCTATTTCTTTAACAAAAGCAAAATCTATACCAATTTCTTTTAAATATTGGGCTAATATAATAAAAATAGGGTCATCCGGTAATTTAAATTTTAGTTGATATTCACCTGTATAATTAAATATATCTGAACTTTCCCTTATTTGAAGATTTACGATAGGTTTTTCTTGAGATGCTAATACTTTAAATTCTTTTTCATTTATATATACCATTTCATTTATTTTTTCCGGATTTGTGATTAACACAATAAAATCTTTATCCTTTAAAGATTTTCCTATCTTAAAATAACCATTTAATGTTTTTATTTTAATTATTTCTCCTTTTAAAATTAAATTAGCCAATGCTTTAAATAAATTTTCTCTATCATTTGGTGTAAATACTAATCTTTCTGTATCTTTTATTTTAAAAAATAAAGGAATAAAACATTCTGGACAGTTAATAAGAGGATAGTTATATTTATTAGAATTTTTATTTTCAAACTCTTCCTGACAGTTTTTGCATAATTGAAAATATTTAAGATATGTATTTTCTCTTTTAAAAGGATATGTATAAGTATAGGCATACTGAAAACCACAATAATTACAAGAAATAAAGGGATACAAATATCTTCTACTATTTTTATCAAATAATTCTTTAGAGCATTCAGGACATATTGATTTATTAACCGGTAATATATTAATATTTCTATTTTTTATTTTAAAACCATCTTCTTTAATTTCTTCATCAAATACAGAAACATTGGAATCTTTCATAAATATTGAATATGGCAGCGAAATACCTAAGGTATGAATGAATTTTTCTAAACTTTCTTTATCTGAATTGGCAACTATTGTAATAATATTATTTTTATATTCTACAAAACCTTTTATTGAATTTTCTTCTGCAATTTTTTTTATAAGATATAAGATTCTTTC
Proteins encoded in this window:
- the hypF gene encoding carbamoyltransferase HypF; translated protein: MYRRLKIQLTGAVQGVGFRPFVFNIANRYNLKGYVLNDTEGVLIEVEGEKENIDKFLVSLFSEKPPLAHIFSSYIEELDFFGYKNFQIKSSKSNKEKQVFILPDISICDECLKEINDKNNRRYRYPFTNCTNCGPRFSIIQKLPYDRENTTMKNFKMCEICKEEYHNPLDRRFHAQPNACPGCGPEISLYTSKKEFIARGDEALRVVINLLKKGKIIAIKGIGGFHLVADATNDYPLKELRKRKNRGEKPFAVMFKNINEIEKYTIINDFEKAVILSPERPIVIVKIRENKKISQYVAPNLRKLGVFLPYSPLHYLLLNDYENPLVMTSANLSDEPIVKDNEEAFNKLSVFTDYILIHNRDIENRVDDSVVRVISNNISFIRRSRGYAPLPIKLPFNLNKKVLAVGGHQKNTIAIAFENKAILSQHIGDLETLDACKSFEDTIYKFLDLYDFKPEVILSDLHPRYYSTKFAEDFSKNYSIKHVKVQHHFAHALSVMVDNEIKEEEKILAVCWDGTGYGLDGNLWGGEFLISSYQSFNRILYFDYFKLIGGEKAVKEPRRVAISILFEIFGKDIPFFKAFSEKEIENLYLIWQKNINCYLTSSVGRLFDAVSSLLDIKQILSYEGQSGMIMEDLYDNSIKDFYPYSINENKIIWKEIILSLLDDKSNTEVKISRFINTLAKIVIDIGKNFDIPIGLSGGVFQNKPLVEKIIDLAHKNNIKILIHKKVPPNDGGLSLGQVAHLLI